CCTTCAGATCTACAGCTCGAGGATGGGTGTGACCAACATGCAGTGCAGTGCATGAGCAGACATGCGCAAATCACTGAAGCAACACATgctgttcagatcagagctcaaactagtttcagttatcaggaagtgaaactcAGACAGTTGTTTgcactgagaggtgaaatggccGAGAAAGGAGTTCAGCTGGACCGGGAAACCTTCTCTTGTTCGATCTGtctggatctactgaaggatccggtgactattccctgtggacacagctactgcatgaacTGTATTAAAGATCACTGGGACAGAGAAGATGAGAAGGaaatccacagctgccctcagtgcaggaagagcttcaAACCGAgacctgagctgctgaaaagcaccatgttagcagttttagtggaggagctgaagaagactggactccaagctgctcctgctgatcactgctacgctggacctgaagatgtgACCTGTGATTTCTGCACTGGGAGAAAACTGAAAGCCCTCAAgtcctgtctggtctgtctggtctcttactgtgagaaacacctccagcctcattatGAATCACCTATGTTTGAACaccacaagctggtggagcccaCTGAGAAGCTGAAGGacaacatctgctctcgtcataatgaggtgatgaagatgttctgccgtactgatcagcagtgtatctgttatctctgctctgtggatcaacataaaggccacgacacagtgacagctgcagcagagaggactgagaggcagagagagctcgaggtgagtcgacaaaacatccagcagagaatccaggacagagaggaagatgtgaaggtgcttcaacaggaggtggaggccatcaatcgctctgctgataaaacagtggaggacagtgagaagatcttcaccgagctgatccgtctcatggagaaaagatgctctgatgtgaagcagcaggtcagatcccagcaggaaactgaagtgagtcgagtcaaagagcttcaggagaagctggagcaggagatcactgagctgaagaggaaagacgctgagctgaacaagctctcacacacagaggatcacaaccagtttctacacaactacccctcactgtcagcactcagtgagtctacacactcatccagcatcaatatccgtcctctgaagtactttgaggatgtgacagtagctgtgtcagaggtcagagacaaactacaggacgttCTCAAGGAGACGTGGACAAACATCTTagtgacagtgactgaagtggatgttttactgtcaaaacCAGAGCCCATGACCAGAGCTGacttcttaaaatattcacgtgaaatcacactggatccaaacacagcaaacacacgtctgttattatctgaggggaacagaaagGCAACAAACATGGAAGATGAACAGTCTTATTctagtcacccagacagattcactgacTGGTggcaggtcctgagtagagagagtctgactggacgttgttactgggaggtggagtggagaggagaagcAGTTGAagtagcagtcgcatacaagaatatcagcagagcaggggACTCAGAGGAAAGTTCATTTGGATGTAATGACAAATCCTGGACATTAAATTGTAAGACAAACAGTTATAACTTTTGGTACAACAAAGTCAgaactcccgtctcaggtcctgagtcctccagagttggagtgtacctggatcacagtgcaggtattctgtccttctacagcgtctctgaaaccatcactctcctccacagagtccagaccacattcactcagcctctctatgctggactttATATTTATTCTGAAACCACTGCTGAGTTGTGTAaactcaaatagacagaagtcatttcagggaCAGTGGGTTAAACTCTGTGTTTGAATCCTTAAACttattttgtcttcatgtttgttgctgagagctgattgttgtggcatttcttcactgcacggagatcacctgtcaatcaaacattatGGGCGGGACTTTGACATcttctcatttgtctttctgtaaatgtttgagtttctttaggcggcgctccttcctgtgtctgttcagccgTGGAGGCTCTCACTGCTTATGATGACTTTTGTTTAGCTGAACTGACATTTCTCTGCATGAAAGTGTAAACGTCTCTGTGCTCGAAAtgtttgttgaatgtttgttttgatgcatttgtatgttgttgtttgagagaaagcagcagagcttccTTCATCGTAGATATTTAGTTGTCACCTTCTTGTACATTTGTAAAGAAATCTAGaatcacatttacattgatttgtttggcagaccaaatgttgttgttgttgtccaaaTCGACTTACAAATAAGTGACTATTCAACTGTAAATATCATGATCATAATCAATAAGCAGATCATTCATTAGTTTCTTGTACATAGCTGAGATTCTGCTCAAACAAACTgactgtgtggatgaagtgaatctgTACATGAAATCACTGAACAAGAGTCATTtaacagactttactgatgggatgtgtgaacaaactgaagctttataaaatgaataaacaaacatgaacaaagtgTTTTCTACTTGTCTTCATTCCAGGGTATCATACAAAGCTGATGGAGAAAACAGCACCTCAACCAGTGATTGACTCAACTTTTACAACAGGTGGAAAATGTGCAGCCTAGATCAGCTCCAGTCATAAAATCACTAAATGAATGTGTGATTCTTTACATTTGGTTAAAAGTCGTTCATACAAGTATATGTTGTTTCACCAGAattcaagaaaaaagaaaatctcacaTTTCCAAATCCTTTTAACAACCTGAGAGCTGATGTGAATAATATTTGTAAAGTGGAATCTCTTCTCTCCCATCTTTCCCATgtgacctgaatgcagcatcagtATTACAGGCTGTGACTCCtgtgaacaaactgacacagtgtgatatcacacacatttaaatgtgtctttactgaTGTTGTGTGAAGCTGCCAAAGGCTCAGTGAAGTTTGTACATGTCTTCCTGCAgtgaacatcacagcagctCAACAACTGACATGTGAAAACTGATGCACAACACAAGAGGGCGCCTTCATCCTGCCGACCAGGGATGTAGTGGAGGTTAAAGCTCCTCAGCTCagtttgtctgcatgttttacaGAAATAAACTGTTGGATAACTGTCTCACAGAATAAATGGACTTAAAACTCAAGTGATTAATTTATGTGTCTTTCATGTTCTGTATTTGAATGAATATAATCAGTAAAAAGGTCGATTAAACTGAATAACAGGATGActctgtaatgttgaaaactaaGGAGCCGTCTCCAAACCCTCTGACTCTAAGAAGACTTTACCTCCTAACAGCTGAAGTGACCAgtgtttaaaatgagaaatgagcTCTATTGTAAACAAGTGTTCAACACACGATGTCTCTCTCCACCCCGCTCCTCTTCCTGGAATGGATCAAAGCGTAATGacccctccctcttcttcctgctctcaaACACAGCGAGCTCCACTCTGTGCAACTGTTTCCTCATTCACTCCCCTTCAGATCTACAGCTCGAGGATGGGTGTGACCAACATGCAGTGCTGTGCAGGAGCAGACAGGCACAAATCACTGAAGCAACACACACcgttcagatcagagctcaaACCGGTTTCagttatcaggaagtgaaactcAGACAGTTGTTTGCATTGAGAGGTGAAATGGCCGAGAAAGGAGTTCAGCTGGACCGGGAAACCTTCTCTTGTTCGATCTGtctggatctactgaaggatccggtgactattccctgtggacacagctactgcatgaacTGTATTAAAGATCACTGGGACAGAGAAGATGAGAAGGaaatccacagctgccctcagtgcaggaagagcttcaAACCGAgacctgagctgctgaaaagcaccatgttagcagttttagtggaggagctgaagaagactggactccaagctgctcctgctgatcactgctacgctggacctgaagatgtgACCTGTGATTTCTGCACTGGGAGAAAACTGAAAGCCCTCAAgtcctgtctggtctgtctggtctcttactgtgagaaacacctccagcctcattatGAATCACCTATGTTTGAACaccacaagctggtggagcccaCTGAGAAGCTGAAGGacaacatctgctctcgtcataatgaggtgatgaagatgttctgccgtactgatcagcagtgtatctgttatctctgctctgtggatcaacataaaggccacgacacagtgacagctgcagcagagaggactgagaggcagagagagctcgaggtgagtcgacaaaacatccagcagagaatccaggacagagaggaagatgtgaaggtgcttcaacaggaggtggaggccatcaatcgctctgctgataaaacagtggaggacagtgagaagatcttcaccgagctgatccgtctcatggagaaaagatgctctgatgtgaagcagcaggtcagatcccagcaggaaactgaagtgagtcgagtcaaagagcttcaggagaagctggagcaggagatcactgagctgaagaggaaagacgctgagctgaacaagctctcacacacagaggatcacaaccagtttctacacaactacccctcactgtcagcactcagtgagtctacacactcatccagcatcaatatccgtcctctgaagtactttgaggatgtgacagtagctgtgtcagaggtcagagacaaactacaggacgttCTCAAGGAGACGTGGACAAACATCTTagtgacagtgactgaagtggatgttttactgtcaaaacCAGAGCCCATGACCAGAGCTGacttcttaaaatattcacgtgaaatcacactggatccaaacacagcaaacacacgtctgttattatctgaggggaacagaaagGCAACAAACATGGAAGATGAACAGTCTTATTctagtcacccagacagattcactgacTGGTggcaggtcctgagtagagagagtctgactggacgttgttactgggaggtggagtggagaggagaagcAGTTGAagtagcagtcgcatacaagaatatcagcagagcaggggACTCAGAGGAAAGTTCATTTGGATGTAATGACAAATCCTGGACATTAAATTGTAAGACAAACAGTTATAACTTTTGGTACAACAAAGTCAgaactcccgtctcaggtcctgagtcctccagagttggagtgtacctggatcacagtgcaggtattctgtccttctacagcgtctctgaaaccatcactctcctccacagagtccagaccacattcactcagcctctctatgctggactttATATTTATTCTGAAACCACTGCTGAGTTGTGTAaactcaaatagacagaagtcatttcagggaCAGTGGGTTAAACTCTGTGTTTGAATCCTTAAACttattttgtcttcatgtttgttgctgagagctgattgttgtggcatttcttcactgcacggagatcacctgtcaatcaaacattatGGGCGGGACTTTGACATcttctcatttgtctttctgtaaatgtttgagtttctttaggcggcgctccttcctgtgtctgttcagccgTGGAGGCTCTCACTGCTTATGATGACTTTTGTTTAGCTGAACTGACATTTCTCTGCATGAAAGTGTAAACGTCTCTGTGCTCGAAAtgtttgttgaatgtttgttttgatgcatttgtatgttgttgtttgagagaaagcagcagagcttccTTCATCGTAGATATTTAGTTGTCACCTTCTTGTACATTTGTAAAGAAATCTAGaatcacatttacattgatttgtttggcagaccaaatgttgttgttgttgtccaaaTCGACTTACAAATAAGTGACTATTCAACTGTAAATATCATGATCATAATCAATAAGCAGATCATTCATTAGTTTCTTGTACATAGCTGAGATTCTGCTCAAACAAACTgactgtgtggatgaagtgaatctgTACATGAAATCACTGAACAAGAGTCATTtaacagactttactgatgggatgtgtgaacaaactgaagctttataaaatgaataaacaaacatgaacaaagtgTTTTCTACTTGTCTTCATTCCAGGGTATCATACAAAGCTGATGGAGAAAACAGCACCTCAACCAGTGATTGACTCAACTTTTACAACAGGTGGAAAATGTGCAGCCTAGATCAGCTCCAGTCATAAAATCACTAAATGAATGTGTGATTCTTTACATTTGGTTAAAAGTCGTTCATACAAGTATATGTTGTTTCACCAGAattcaagaaaaaagaaaatctcacaTTTCCAAATCCTTTTAACAACCTGAGAGCTGATGTGAATAATATTTGTAAAGTGGAATCTCTTCTCTCCCATCTTTCCCATgtgacctgaatgcagcatcagtATTACAGGCTGTGACTCCtgtgaacaaactgacacagtgtgatatcacacacatttaaatgtgtctttactgaTGTTGTGTGAAGCTGCCAAAGGCTCAGTGAAGTTTGTACATGTCTTCCTGCAgtgaacatcacagcagctCAACAACTGACATGTGAAAACTGATGCACAACACAAGAGGGCGCCTTCATCCTGCCGACCAGGGATGTAGTGGAGGTTAAAGCTCCTCAGCTCagtttgtctgcatgttttacaGAAATAAACTGTTGGATAACTGTCTCACAGAATAAATGGACTTAAAACTCAAGTGATTAATTTATGTGTCTTTCATGTTCTGTATTTGAATGAATATAATCAGTAAAAAGGTCGATTAAACTGAATAACAGGATGActctgtaatgttgaaaactaaGGAGCCGTCTCCAAACCCTCTGACTCTAAGAAGACTTTACCTCCTAACAGCTGAAGTGACCAgtgtttaaaatgagaaatgagcTCTATTGTAAACAAGTGTTCAACACACGATGTCTCTCTCCACCCCGCTCCTCTTCCTGGAATGGATCAAAGCGTAATGacccctccctcttcttcctgctctcaaACACAGCGAGCTCCACTCTGTGCAACTGTTTCCTCATTCACTCCCCTTCAGATCTACAGCTCGAGGATGGGTGTGACCAACATGCAGTGCTGTGCAGGAGCAGACAGGCACAAATCACTGAAGCAACACACACcgttcagatcagagctcaaACTGGTTTCagttatcaggaagtgaaactcAGACAGTCATCGgcactgagaggtgaaatggccGAGAAAGGAGTTCAGCTGGACCGGGAAACCTTCTCTTGTTCGATCTGtctggatctactgaaggatccggtgactattccctgtggacacagctactgcatgaacTGTATTAAAAGCTTCTGGGAAGgagaagatgagaagaaaatccacagctgccctcagtgcaggaagagcttcaaaccgaggcctgagctgctgaaaaacaccatgttagcagttttagtggaggagctgaataagactggactccaagctgctcctgctgatcactgctacgctggacctgaagatgtggcctgtgatgtctgcactgggagaaAACTGAAAGCCCGCAAgtcctgtctggtctgtctggtctcttactgtgagaaacacctccagcctcattatGAATCACCGATGTTTGAACaccacaagctggtggagcccaCCGAGAAGCTgaaggagaacatctgctctcgtcataatgaggtgatgaagatgttctgccgtactgatcagcagtgtatctgttatctctgctctgtggatcaacataaaggccacgacacagtgacagctgcagcagagaggactgagaggcagagagagctcgaggtgagtcgacaaaacatccagcagagaatccaggacaaagaggaagatgtgaaggtgcttcaacaggaggtggaggccatcaatggctctgctgataaaacagtggaggacagtgagaagatcttcaccgagctgatccgtctcatggagaaaagacgctctgatgtgaagcagcaggtcagatcccagcaggaaactgaagtgagtcgagtcaaagatcttcaggagaagctggagcaggagatcactgagctgaagaggaaagacgctgagctgaagaagctctcacacacagaggatcacaaccagtttctacacaactacccctcactgtcagcactcagtgagtctacacactcatccagcatcaatatccgtcctctgagctactttgaggatgtgacagcagctgtgtcagaggtcagagacaaactacaggacgttCTGAGGGAGACGTGGagaaacatctcactgacagtgactgaagtggatgttgTACTGTCTCAATCAGAGCCCAAGACCAGAGCTGgattcttaaaatattcacgtgaaatcacactggatccaaacacagcaaacacatggctgttattatctgaggggaacagaaaagtAACAGACATGGAAGTTGAACAGTCTTATTctagtcacccagacagattcactgacTGGGTTCAGGTCCTGggtagagagagtctgactggacatTGTTACTGGGAGATGgagtggagagggggagaagtTGACAtagcagtcgcatacaagaatatcagcagagcaggggGGTCAGATCAAGATTTATTTGGACGGAATGACAAATCCTGGGCATTATATTGTAAGACAAACAGTTATAACTTTTGGTACAACAATGTCaaaactcccgtctcaggtcctgagtcctccagagttggagtgtacctggatcacagtgcaggtattctgtccttctacagcgtctctgaaaccatgactctcctccacagagtccagaccacattcactcagcctctctatgctggactttATCTTTCTGGTGAAACCACTGCTGAGTTGTGTAaactcaaatagacagaagtcatttcagggaCAGTGGGTTAAACTCTGTGTTTGAATCCTTAAACTTATTTTCTCTTCATGTTTGTTGCTGAGAGCTCATTGTTGTGGCATTTCTTCACTGCACAgagatcacctgtcaatcaaacattatGGGCGGGACTTTGACATCTTCTCACTTgtctttctgtaaatgtttgagtttgtttaggcggcgctccttcctgtgtctgttcagccgTGGAGGCTCTCACTGCTCATGATGACTTTTGTTTAGCTGAACTGACATTTCTCTGCATGAAAGTGTAAACGTCTCTGTGCTCGAAAtgtttgttgaatgtttgttttgatgcatttgtatgttgttgtttgagagaaagcagcagagcttccTTCATCGTAGATATTTAGTTGTCACCGTCTTGTACATTTGTAAAGAAATCTagaatcacatttacatttatttgtttggcagaccaaatgttgttgttgttgtccaaaTTGACTTACAGATAAGTGACTATTAAACTGAAATTATCATGATCATAATCAATAAGAAGATCATTCATTAGTTTCCTGTACGTAGCTGAGATTCTGCTCATACAAACTgactgtgtggatgaagtgaatctgTACATGAAATCTCACATTCCCAAATCCTTTTAACAACCTGAAAGCTGATGTGAATAATATTTGTAAAGTGGAATCTCTTCTCTCCCATCTTTCCCATgtgacctgaatgcagcatcagtgtTACAGGCTGTGACTCCtgtgaacaaactgacacagtgtgacatcacacacatttaaatgtgtctttactgaTGTTGTGTGAAGCTGCCAAAGGCTCAGTGAAGTTTGTACATGTCTTCCTGCAgtgaacatcacagcagctCAACAACTGACATGTGAAAACTGATGCACAACACAAGAGGGCGCCTTCATCCTGCCGACCAGGGATGTAGTAGAGTTTAAAGCTCCTCAGCTCAGTTTGTCTACATGTTTTACAGAAATAAACTGTTGGATAACTGTCTCACAGAATAAATGGACTTAAAACTCCAGTGATTAATTTATGTGTCTTTCATGTTCTGTATTTGAATGAATATAATCAGTAAAAAGGTCGATTAAACTGAATAACAGGATGActctgtaatgttgaaaactgaGGAGCCGTCTCCAAACCCTCTGACTCTAAGAAGACTTTACCTCCTAACAGCTGAAGTGAccagtttttaaaatgagaaatgagcTCTATTGTAAACAAGTGTTCAACACACGATATCTCTCTCCAccctgctcctcttcctggaATGGATCGAAGCGTAATGacccctccctcttcttcctgcagtcaaacagagcGAGCTCCACTCTGTGCAACTGTTTCCTCATTCACTCCCCTTCAGATCTACAGCGCGAGGATGGGTGTGACCAACATGCAGTGCAGTGCAGGAGCAGACAGGCACAAATCACTGAAGCAACACATgctgttcagatcagagctcaaACCGGTTTCagttatcaggaagtgaaactcAGACAGTTGTTTGCATTGAGAGGTGAAATGGCCGAGAAAGGAGTTCAGCTGGACCGGGAAACCTTCTCTTGTTCGATCTGtctggatctactgaaggatccggtggctattccctgtggacacagctactgcatgaacTGTATTAAAGATCACTGGGACAGAGAAGATGAGAAGGaaatccacagctgccctcagtgcaggaagagcttcaAACCGAgacctgagctgctgaaaagcaccatgttagcagttttagtggaggagctgaagaagactggactccaagctgctcctgctgatcactgctacgctggacctgaagatgtgACCTGTGATTTCTGCACTGGGAGAAAACTGAAAGCCCTCAAgtcctgtctggtctgtctggtctcttactgtgagaaacacctccagcctcattatGAATCACCTATGTTTGAACaccacaagctggtggagcccaCTGAGAAGCTGAAGGacaacatctgctctcgtcataatgaggtgatgaagatgttctgccgtactgatcagcagtgtatctgttatctctgctctgtggatcaacataaaggccacgacacagtgacagctgcagcagagaggactgagaggcagagagagctcgaggtgagtcgacaaaacatccagcagagaatccaggacagagagaaagatgtgaaggtgcttcagcaggaggtggaggccatcaatcgCTCTGCTGATGAAACAGTGGaggacagtgagaagatcttcaccaagctgatccgtctcatggagaaaagacgctctgatgtgaagcagcaggtcagatcccagcaggaaactgaagtgagtcgagtcaaagagcttcaggagaagctggagcaggagatcactgagctgaagaggaaagacgctgagctgaacaagctctcacacacagaggatcacaaccactttctacacaactacccctcactgtcagcactcagtgagtctacacactcatccagcatcaatatccgtcctctgaagtactttgaggatgtgacagcagctgtgtcagaggtcagagataAACTACAGGACGTTCTGAGGGAGACATGGACACACATCTTagtgacagtgactgaagtggatgttttaccgTCTCAATCAGAGCCCAAGACCAGAGCTGgattcttaaaatattcacgtgaaatcacactgaatccaaacacagcaaatacATGGCTGTCATTATCTGAGGGGGACAGAAAAGTAACAAACATGGAAGATGAACAGTCTTATTctagtcacccagacagattcactgtgTGGGatcaggtcctgagtagagagagtctgactggacgttgttactgggaggtggagtggagagggggaggagttgaagtagcagtcgcatacaagaatatcagcagaACAGGGGAGTCAGATCAAAGTTCATTTGGACGGAATGACAAATCCTGGTTGTTAGATTGTGACAATGACAGTTATACCTTTTGGTACAACAAAGTCcaaactcccgtctcaggtcctgagtcctccagagttggagtgtacctagatcacagtgcaggtattctgtccttctacagcatCTCTGAAACcatgactctcctccacagagtccagaccacattcactcagcctctctatgctggactttATATTTATCCTGAAACCACTGCTGAGTTGTGTAaactcaaatagacagaagtcatttcagggaCAGTGGGTTAAACTCTGTGTTTGAATCCTTAAACttattttgtcttcatgtttgttgctgagagctgattgttgtggcatttcttcactgcacagagatcacctgtcaatcaaacattatGGGCGGGACTTTGACATcttctcatttgtctttctgtaaatgtttgtgtctctttaggcagcgctccttcctgtgtctgttcagccgTGGAGGCTCTCACTGCTCATGATGACTTTTGTTTAGCTGAACTGACATTTCTCTGCATGAAAGTGTAAACGTCTCTGTGCTCGAAAtgtttgttgaatgtttgttttgatgcatttgtatgttgttgtttgagagaaagcagcagagcttccTTCATCGTAGATATTTAGTTGTCACCTTCTTGTACATTTGTAAAGAAATctataatcacatttacatttatttgtttggcagaccaaatgttgttgttgttgtccaaaTTGACTTACAGATAAGTGACTATTCAACTGTAATCATCATGATCATAATCAATAAGCAGATCATTCATTAGTTTCTTGTACATAGCTGAGATTCTGCTCAAACAAACTgactgtgtggatgaagtgaatctgTACATGAAATCTCACATTCCCAAATCCTTTTAACAACCTGAGAGCTGATGTGAATAATATTTGTAAAGTGGAATCTCTTCTCTCCCATCTTTCCCATgtgacctgaatgcagcatctGTGTTACAGGCTGTGACTCCtgtgaacaaactgacacagtgtgatatcacacacatttaaatgtgtctttactgaTGTTGTGTGAAGCTGCCAAAGGCTCAGTGAAGTTTGTGCATGTCTTCCTGCAgtgaacatcacagcagctCAACAACTGACATGTGAAAACTGATGCACAACACAAGAGGGCGCCTTCATCCTGCCGACCAGGGATGTAGTGGGGGTTAAAGCTCCTCAGCTCAGTTTGTCTACATGTTTCAGACCGTGTtttcatgctgatgagaaacgTTCCAGTAATGTCACACATCATGGTCAATGGTGTCAAACTGCAGTGAGTCAAAAGAAATTATCTTTGAGGTTAAACAAGTGGGAATTATTGTTTTTCCTGGTGGTAGTTTGGCTCCTGACACTCACTGACTGTGGTGTTTACTGTCTGCCCTTCTTCATTTGTAATAAAAATCGCCCgtctgaaatatttttataatgttctTGTGTATTTTCTACtaagtttagtttgttttaccAGCTGCTGAAGTTCATGTTGACCACGGTGTGTTCAGGTTGTGTGTCAGAAGGTCGTTCTCATATCGATGCTTTTGTGTGAAGAATTGTGTTGAGGCTGACAGAGGTGCCTCCACAGATTTTAACCTTcgtgaaagaaaataatattgtgTCCCCACAGATCACCTGTATAGGCTGTAACAAACCAAACCTgcaaaaaacatctgaagaccccaaatattaataataaatgtattatttctgCATTGAATATCTATTGTTGTGTTATGTCCTTTAGCTCATACGGAGTCTTCCGGC
This portion of the Pagrus major chromosome 12, Pma_NU_1.0 genome encodes:
- the LOC141005527 gene encoding tripartite motif-containing protein 16-like translates to MAEKGVQLDRETFSCSICLDLLKDPVAIPCGHSYCMNCIKDHWDREDEKEIHSCPQCRKSFKPRPELLKSTMLAVLVEELKKTGLQAAPADHCYAGPEDVTCDFCTGRKLKALKSCLVCLVSYCEKHLQPHYESPMFEHHKLVEPTEKLKDNICSRHNEVMKMFCRTDQQCICYLCSVDQHKGHDTVTAAAERTERQRELEVSRQNIQQRIQDREKDVKVLQQEVEAINRSADETVEDSEKIFTKLIRLMEKRRSDVKQQVRSQQETEVSRVKELQEKLEQEITELKRKDAELNKLSHTEDHNHFLHNYPSLSALSESTHSSSINIRPLKYFEDVTAAVSEVRDKLQDVLRETWTHILVTVTEVDVLPSQSEPKTRAGFLKYSREITLNPNTANTWLSLSEGDRKVTNMEDEQSYSSHPDRFTVWDQVLSRESLTGRCYWEVEWRGGGVEVAVAYKNISRTGESDQSSFGRNDKSWLLDCDNDSYTFWYNKVQTPVSGPESSRVGVYLDHSAGILSFYSISETMTLLHRVQTTFTQPLYAGLYIYPETTAELCKLK